A segment of the Oncorhynchus tshawytscha isolate Ot180627B linkage group LG19, Otsh_v2.0, whole genome shotgun sequence genome:
agctgcacttcctaacctcctgccaaatgtatgaccatattagagacacatatttccctaaaagattacacagatccacaaagaattcgaaaacaaacccaattttgttAAACTCCCATATTccttgggtgaaattccacagtgtgacatcacaggcagcaagatttgtgacctgttgccacgagaaaaggtcaaccagtgaagaacaaacaccattgtaaatacaacccatatttttgtttatttattttcccttttgtacttgaactatttgcacatcgttatgaaatatgaaatgtctttattgtttattttacttttgtttatgatctacttcacttgctttggcaatgttaacatatgtttcccatgcaaaaTTCAATTCAGCCCTTACATTGAATTGAAGTtgaatcgagagagagagagaggtataaaaatatatatatatatagagagggagagacagaggggggtcgagagggtgagagagagagagatacagagggagagagcgagagagaaatatagatatagagagagagagggagagagaggggagagtgagatgggggagggagagagggagagggagacacagagagggtgggagagagggagaggaaagagctagagagagagagggggagagggagagagcgagagagatatagatatagagagagagagggagagagagggggagggagagaagggagagggagagagagagagggtgggagagaggaagggagagagggagaggagagaggtagagaaagagaggggagagggagagaggtaagagagagggggtgaaggtcgagagggaaagagagggttgGAGAAAGGAAGAGGCAGACAGCGACAGATCAGATAGAGTGCTCTTCAGCTATTAGCAATAGTGGGGTGTGAAAGTTTTCACCCCCTATataaaaatgactgtataaaataaaaaatgttgatttttgggttgtgccatggcggagatctttgtgggctatactcagccttttctcaggatggtaagttggtggttgaagatatccctctagtggtgtgggggctgtgctttggcaaagtgggtccacagtgtcccctgacccctcctgtctcagcctccagtatttatgctgcagtagtttatgtgtcggagggctagggtcagtttgttatatctggagtacttctcctgtcctattcggtgtcctttgtgaatctaagtgtgcgttctctaattctctccttctctctttgtttctctctctcggaggacctgagccctaggaccatgccccaggactacctgacatgatgactccttgctgtccccagtccacctggccgtgctgctgctccagtttcaactgttctgccttattattattcgaccatgctggtcatttatgaacatttgaacatcttggccatgttctgttataatctccacccggcacagccagaagaggactggccaccccacatgtgctctctctaattctctctttctttctctctctcggaggacctgagccctaggaccatgctccaggactacctgacatgatgactccttgctgtccccagtccacctggccgtgctgctgctccagtttcaactgttctgccttattattattcgaccatgctggtcatttatgaacatttgaacatcttggccatgttctgttataatctccatccggcacagccagaagaggactggccaccccacatagcctggttcctctctaggtttcttcctaggttttggcctttctagggagtttttcctagccaccgtgcttctacacctgcattgcttgctgtttggggttttaggctgggtttctgtacagcactttgagatatcagctgatgtacgaagggctatataaataaatttgagtTGATTTGATTTTGTGGCCAAATTCTTTGTAGATTTTGATGTGTGTTTGagattattgtcttgctggaagagtCACTTGCGGCCAATCAGCCTCCTGGCAGAAGCAACAAGGTTTTTGGCAAAACatatcctggtactgggtaaagttcatgactCTGATGACCTTTAAaatggccccaggaccagtggaagcaaaatagcctcaTAACATCAAAGATACACCACCATTTTGTACACTGGTGTGTGTggtcaaagagctctattttcatgtcatccaaatGTAAATGCCTGCAGATTGTTAAATGTTGTTGGCACTGGGGTTGGAACCGGTGCTTTGATCAGGACACTTTTAGTCAggccacacacaccagagagacagagagagagaaaaaaagagagagagacagaaagagagagagagagagagagagatgcttatttaggcttatttattttatctaatgtcctttaaccatttgtacattgttaaaacactgtatatatatatatataatatgacatttgtaatgtctttattgttttgaaacgtctgtatgtgtaatgtttactgttcatttttattgtttatttcactttatatattcactttatatattatctacctcagttgctttggcaatgttaacacatgtttcccatgccaataaagcccttgaattgaattgaattgaattgagagagagagaaagaggagagagagagtgagagagaaagaggggagagagacagagagacagaaagagagagagagagagagagagagagagagagagagagtgagaaagaggggagagagagagagagggagaaagaggggagagagacagaaagagacggaTAGTGAACAAGTCTAGTCCAGTCCACAATAGATGAACTGTTATGTgtatctgacctctgaccccgtACTGCAGGAGAGCTAGCGAGCAGTCCCAATAAAAACATGCTGAGCAGGACTGGATTAGGGCACTCTATCAATCAGGTAGGGGCCCTCTAGGTTGATAGTCTGGGTGGAGACTGGGCCCTCTAGACTGATATTCTGGGAGGGAACTGGGTCCTATAGATTGATAGTCTGGGTGGAGACTAGGCCCTCTAGACTGATATTCTGGGAGGGAACTGGGTCCTATATATTGATGGTCTGGGTGGAGACTGGGCCCTCTAGACTGTGAGGGAACTGGGCCCTCTAGACTGATATTCTGGGAGGGAACTGGGCTCTCTAGGCTGATATTCTGGCAGGGAACTGGGCCCTCTAGGCTGATATTCTGGCAGGGAACTGGGCCCTCTAGCCTGATATTCTGGCAGGGAACTGGGCCCTCTAGGTTGATATTCTGGCAGGGAACTGGGCCCTCTAggttgtagtggtagtgatatattatgtttatattattatttagtatatgtaaagacaagactaaatcaagaatagtgtgatgggtgacaatattagtttatcacttgtgaatgatatattatcacttgttaATGATGCCCAGTTGAAGAAACAATGCCATTGCTTTTTTGCTTTTTCGAgtcatagtcacacacctcatgtagtctagtccatagtcctctatgttttaataaggttagtatcacacctcatgtagtctagtccatagtcctatatgttttaataaggttagtatcacacctcatgtagtctagtccatagtcctatatgttttaatacggttagtatcacacctcatgtagtctagcccatagtcctataaggttagtatcacacctcatgtagtctagtatatagtcctataaggttagtatcacacctcatgtagtctagcccatagtcctatatgttttaataaggttagtatcacacctcatgtagtctagtccatagtcctatatgttttaataaggttagtatcacacctcatgtagtctagtccatagtccgctatgttttaataaggttagtatcacacctcatgtagtctagtccatagtcctataaggttagtatcacacctcatatagtctagcccatagtcctatatgttttaataaggttagtatcacacctcatgtagtctagcccatagtcctctatgttttaataaggttagtatcacacctcatgtagtctagtccatagtcctatatgttttaataaggttagtatcacacctcatgtagcctagtccatagtcctctatgttttaataaggttagtatcacacctcatgtagtctagtccatagtcctatatgttttaatacggttagtatcacacctcatgtagtctagtccatagtcctataaggttagtatcacacctcatgtagtctagtccatagtcctatatgttttaataaggttagtatcacacctcatgtagtctagtccatagtcctataaggttagtatcacacctcatgtagtctagtccatagtcctatatgttttaataaggttagtatcacacctcatgtagtctagtccatagtcctataaggttagtatcacacctcatgtagcctagtccatagtcctatatgttttaataaggttagtatcacacctcatgtagtctagtccatagtcctataaggttagtatcacacctcatgtagtctagtccatagtcctatatgttttaataaggttagtatcacacctcatgtaccctagtccatagtcctataaggttagtatcacacctcatgtagtctagcccatagtcctataaggttagtatcacacctcatatagtctagcccatagtcctataaggttagtatcacacctcatgtagtctagtccatagtcctataaggttagtatcacacctcatgtagtctagcccatagtcctatatgttttaataaggttagtatcacacctcatgtagtctagtccatagtcctatatgtttgcACAATGAatgtggccaaataacttcttaaaatgaagcacattaatcagCTTTAAAAGGGGTGTAGAGCAGTATAAATGTTTCACATTTGGGAcagatcattttcaccattaaAATGCacctttaaaaataaaataattaattgcataatcacatttgtggtcacttttgataatggtgttttccgctattggaacatttgtgcttatagcctactgccatgtgcttatAGTCTACTGCCATGTGCTTATAGTCTACTGCCATGTGCTTATAGTCTACTGCCGTGTGCTTATAGTCTACTGCCATGTGCTTATAGTCTACTGCtgtgtgcttatagcctactgccatgtgcttatAGTCTACTGCCATGTGCTTATAGTCTACTGCcgtgtgcttatagcctactgccatgtgcttatAGTCTACTGCCATGTGCTTATAGTCTACTGCtgtgtgcttatagcctactgccatgtgcttatAGTCTACTGCCATGTGCTTATAGTCTACTGCCATGTGCTTATAGTCTACTGCCATGTGCTTATAGTCTACTGCtgtgtgcttatagcctactgccatgtgcttatAGTCTACTGCCATGTGCTTATAGTCTACTGCCATGTGCTTATAGTCTACTGCcgtgtgcttatagcctactgcgtACTaccatgtgcttatagcctactgccatgtgcttatAGTCTACTGCCATGTGCTTATAGTCTACTGCTGtatgcttatagcctactgccatgtgcttatAGTCTACTGCCATGTGCTTATAGTCTACTGCcgtgtgcttatagcctactgcgtACTaccatgtgcttatagcctactgccatgtgcttatAGTCTACTGCCCTGTGCTTATAGCCTACAACcgtgtgcttatagcctactgccgtgtgcttatagcctactgccctgtgcttatagcctactgccatgtgcttatagcctactgccatgtgcttatagcctactgccatgtgcttatagtctactgccatgtgcttatagcctactgccatgtgcttatagcctacaaccgtgtgcttatagcctactgccgtgtgcttatagcctactgccctgtgcttatagcctactgccatgtgcttatagcctactgccatgtgcttatagcctactgccatgtgcttatagtctactgccatgtgcttatagcctactgccatgtgcttatagcctactgccatgtgcttatAGTCTACTGCCCTGTGCTTATAGCCTACAACcgtgtgcttatagcctactgccatgtgcttatagcctacaaCCGTGTGCTTAttgcctactgccatgtgcttatAGTCTACTGCCCTGTGCTTATAGCCTACAACcgtgtgcttatagcctactgccgtgtgcttATAGCCTACAACCGTGTGCTTATAGCCTACAACCGTGTGCGCGTTGCtgagcttataatgtgaagaaatagcctaatagtttgtCAACATTTTGAAGCTAAAACGTTCTGTTGTGTCAGTCTCAGTCTTTTATGCTAGTGGTTGCATTAATTTGGGATTGGACAAGGACCCGATGTGtccgtcttcacttgtagcctgtgagaaagacctgatcaCGTGACGGAGAGCAGCGTGAGTGAGAAGTGCTTCGGAGCGCTCAGCACTTTAGGGAGAGgggctgcaaaaggcatggattgttttaatttttagggtgcattatggGATGCCGCCGAGGAAATTCGAAGCCATTATCAAGTACTTCTGAAATTGTCAACGACAGAATGAAGTAGTGTGTACCGTCTGTGGCAACAAAAGAAAAGGGTGCATATTGAAGAGATCCTGAGTTGTCATCATGCAGCCGTAGAACATTTTAACATCAACATCCCGACGTTTATAGAACGACTGacgttacattaataactctaaatgaagcaggTAGGAGTACCTGTGTTAACCGTTAACCAACACACAAACAGCCCCATGAACGCACTCCCTCACATCGGTtgaagaaaatatcctttctattttattatatactataaaataatataaaaataatacCACGGAATTCTAACTAAATctggtctgctaaatgaactagtgtagcccacagccgtATAGCAtggccagatcaggacctaacatcaggacaactcagagtatgctattctgttcttctgaaatagtcAACTTTTTCTTCatgtcatgtttctttagacctgtctaaaataaatattggatttattgtgaagatgtaggctatattacatggatttattacacTGCATCAGTgacttgtaggctgtgtgtggaagccagggaGACAGCcagctatgtgtggaagccagggaGACAGCcagctatgtgtggaagccagggaGACAGCCAGCTATGTGTGGAACAGCCAGGAGACAGCcagctatgtgtggaagccagggaGACAGCcagctatgtgtggaagccaggagacagccagctatgtgtggaagccagggaGACAGCcagctatgtgtggaagccagggaGACAGCcagctatgtgtggaagccaggagacaGCCAGCTatatgtggaagccaggagacaGCCAGCTGCATGTGGGAGCCAGGGAGACAGCcagctatgtgtggaagccagggagccagccagctgtgtgtggaagccagggaGACAGCCAGCTATATGTGGAAGCCAGGGAGACAGCcagctatgtgtggaagccagggaGACAGCCAGCTGCGTGTGGAAGCCAGGGAGACAGCCAGCTGCATGTGGAAGCCAGGGAGACAGCCAGCTATGTGTGgaagctaaatgtgtttatgttaattaatggtaaattaacgtgagaccgacagttatatTCTTTACAATCACTCCACAGccctagtggtggtagtagtggtagaggaggtagtggtggtagaggtggtagtggtggtagaggtggtagtagtggtagtggtagtagaggtggtagaggtggtagtagtggtagaggtggtagaggtggtagtggtggtagtggtggtagtggtggtagtagtggtagtggtggtagaggtggtagtggtagtggtggtagaggtggtagtagtggtagaggaggtagtggtggtagtagtggtagtagtggtagaggtggtagaggaggtagtgatggtagtggtagtagtggtggtagtagtggtagaggtggtagtagtggtagaggtggtagtgttggtagaggaggtagaggtggtagtggtggtagaggtggtagaggaggtagtggtggtagtagtggtagaggaggtagaggtggtagtggaggtagaggtggtagtagtggtagaggtggtagtggtggtagtagtggtagaggaggtagaggtggtagtggtagtagtggtagaggtggtagtagtggtagaggaggtagaggtggtagtagtggtagaggtggtagaggaggtagaggtggtagtagtagaggaggtagtggtagtggtggtagtagtggtagaggtggtagtagtagtggtagtggtgttagAGGTCgaggaggtagtggtagtggtggtagtagtggtagaggtggtagtggtagaggtggtagaggtggtagtagtggtagaggtggtagaggtggtagtagtggtagtagtggtagtggtggtagtagtggtagaggtggtagtagtggtagaggtggtagtagtggtagaggtggtagtaatggtagagGTGgaagaggtggtagtggtggtagaggtggtagtggtggtagaggtggtagcggaggtagtggtagtagtggtagaggtggtagtagtggtagtagtggtagaggtggtagtagtggtagaggtggtagtgttggtagtggtggtagaggaggtagaggtggtagtggtggtagtggaggtagaggtggtagtggtggtagtggtggtagtggtggtagaggaggtagtggtagtggtggtagtagtggtaaaggaggtagaggtggtagtggaggtagaggtggtagtagtggtagaggtggtagtggtggaagaggtggtagaggtggtagtagtggtagaggaggtagaggtggtagtagtggtagaggaggtagaggtggtagtagtggtagaggaggtagaggtggtagtagtggtagaggaggtagtggtggaagaggtggtagaggtggtagtagtggtagaggaggtagaggtggtagtagtggtagaggaggtagaggtggtagtaatggtagaggtggtagaggtggtagtggtggtagaggtggtagtggtggtagaggtggtagtggtggtagtagtggtagaggtggtagtagtggtagtagtggtagaagtggtagaggtggtagtggtggtagtagtggtagaggtggtagaggtggtagtagatgtagaggtggtagtagtggtagaggtggtagtaatggtagaggtggtagaggtggtagtggtggtagaggtggtagcggaggtagtggtagtagtggtagaggtggtagtagtggtagaggtggtagtgttggtagtggtggtagaggaggtagaggtggtagtggtggtagtggtggtaggtggtagcggaggtagtggtagtggtggtagtagtggtagaggaggtagtggtggtagtagtggtagaggagttagtagtggtagtagtggtagaggaggtagaggtggtagtagtggtagtagtggtagaggaggtagaggtggtagtagtggtagaggtggtagaggaggtagaggtggtagtagtagaggaggtagtggtagtggtggtattagtggtagaggtggtagtggtggtagtagtggtagtgcaggtagtagtggtagaggtggtagaggtggtagtagtagaggaggtagtggtagtggtggtagtattggtggaggtggtagtggtggaggtggtagaggtggtagtagtggtagaggtgggtagaggtggtagaggtggtagtagtggtagtggtggtagtggtggtagaggtggtagtagtggtagtggtggtagaggtggtagtagtggtagaggtggtagaggaggtagtgatggtagtggtagtagtggtggtagtagtggtagaggaggtagaggtggtagtagtggtagaggtggtagtgttggtagaggaggtagaggtggtagtggtggtagtggtggtagaggaggtagtggtagtggtggtagtagtggtagaggtggtagagtggtgaggtggtagtagtggtagaggtggtagtggtggtagaggtggtagtggtggtagtggtagaggtggtagtagtggtagaggtggtagaggtggtagtagtggtagaggaggtagaggtggtagtagtggtagtggtggtagaggtggtcgaggtggtagtggtagtggtggtagtagtggtagaggtggtagtagtggtagagatggtagtagtggtagtggtggtagaggtggtagtagtggtagaggtggtagaggtggtagtagtggtagagatggtagtagtggtagtggtggtagtagtggtagaggtgtagtggtggtagtagtggtagaggtggtagtagtggtagtagtgggtgagtgagtggtagtagtggtgcttagaggtggtagtagtggtagtggtagtggtggtagagtgGTAGTGTGGTAGGTGGGTAGTGGTGTGGGTcgagtggtggtagtagtggtagagtggtagtggtggtagtggtggtagtaagtggtagtagagtggtagtggtagtggtggtagtagtggtagtggtggtagtggtggtagaggagTGTGGGTAGAGGtgcggtagtagtggtagagtagtgggtagtagtggtaggaggtggtagtggtagtagtggtagtagtggtagtagtggtggtagggtggtggtagtagtggtagtggtggtggcagtagtagtggtagttagtGGTGGGTGGAttgtagaggtggtagaggtagtagtggtagtggtggtagtagtggtagaggtggtagtggtggtaggtgtagtagtggtaggtggtagtagtggtggtagtagttggtagtggtggtagtagtggtggtagtggtggtagtggtggtagtggtggtagtggtagagtagtggtagagtggtagtagtgaggtagaggtggtagtggtggttgaggtgtagtggtaggtggtagtagtaggtggtagtagtggtagagtggtagtagtggtaaaggtggtgtagtggtagtaggtagaggaggtagaggtggtagtagtggtagtagtggtagagtggtagtagtggtagtagtggtagtagtagtagtagtagtagtagtgtaggtaggtggtggtagtgtggtagtagaggtggtagtgggtggtagttggtagtagtggtggtggtcagtggtagaggtggtagtgtggtagtaggtggtataaataggtggtagtaggtggtagtggtggtagtagtggtaggatttatggtagtagtggtagtggtggtggtagagtggtagggtagtagtggtagtagtggtgggtggtagtggtggtagaggtggtagtggtggtagaggtggtagctagtagtagtggtagaggtggtatgtagtggtagaggtggtagaggtggtagtgtagtagtggtagtagtggtagaggtggtagtagtggtagtaggtggtagtagtggtagtagtagtagtgggtagtaggtggtagtagtggtagtaggtagacagtggtagtagtggtagtagtggtagtaggtagtggtggtagaggtggtagtggtgtagtagtggtagtagtagagtggtagtaatggtagtggtggtagtagtggtagtggtggtagtagtggtagttagtagttgtggtagtggtggtagtagtgggtagtggtggtagtagtggtagaggtggtagtaggaGTAGTGGTAGTGCTGCTgcagtagtaggtggtagtagtagtggtagtagtggtggtggtagtagtagggtagtagttgtagtagtagtggtaggtggtagtagtggtagtagtggtagtagtggtagtcttgtagtggtagtagtggtagaggtggtagtggtggtagtagtaggtggtagtagtggtagtggtaggtggtagtagtggtagtggtggtagtggtggtagtagtggtgggtagtagaggtggtagatggggtggtagtagtagtgtg
Coding sequences within it:
- the LOC121840035 gene encoding cell wall protein DAN4-like, which produces TTTTTTSSTSNTTTTTTTTSTTTTTTTTTSSTTTTSTSSTTSTTTTTSTSSTTTTTSTTTTTTTSTSSTTTTTTTTSTTTTTSTSTTTSTSSTTTTTTTSSTTSTTTTTSTSSTNTTTSTTTTTSTTTTTTTTTTITTSSTTSTTTTTTTTTTSSTTTTTSTTTTTTTSTTTTTTTTTTTTTTTTTSTTSTTTTTSTTSTTTTTTTTS